In Erpetoichthys calabaricus chromosome 15, fErpCal1.3, whole genome shotgun sequence, one DNA window encodes the following:
- the gpr75 gene encoding probable G-protein coupled receptor 75: MNLTNKTPDLADENLPEPFNGTLGLLSPNGTFIHTSTLVMCTFLLVIIFCLGSYGNLIVFLSFFDPAFRKLRTNFDFMILNLSFCDLFICCVTAPMFAFVLFFDTGSSVSKEFCFTFHLTSSGFIIMSLKTVAVIALHRLRMVLGQQPNRTASFPCTLMLTILLWTTSFTLATLVTMRTYPWKSKACLPHFGLISGDGKIILYLYLIDFAFCVGIVSVSYVMIAQALRKNAQVRKCPIITVHASSPQPLIATGFDGVQCTVPALYRNQNYNKLQHVQTHPYTKKMSQMPVVGGKFQLVSSVNLATAKDSKAVVTCVVIVLSVLLCCLPMAISLIQDVLSPESSFILYQFELCGFTLIFLKSGINPFIYSRNSAGLRRRVLWCIQYVALGFLCCKQKTRLRAIGKGSLEVNRNKSSHHETNSAYMLSPKPQRKLVDQACGPSLSKESVLSPKATGGHQPLAQSSSTPINTRIEPYYSIYNSSPSQGVSSPNSLQPVNSTFGFAKSYVAMHYHTKKDLIQDFESPSSKQIPVPSV, from the coding sequence ATGAATCTTACCAATAAGACTCCTGACCTGGCGGATGAGAATCTACCTGAGCCCTTTAATGGTACACTGGGCTTGCTTTCTCCAAATGGAACTTTCATTCACACTTCAACTTTAGTTATGTGCACCTTTTTACTGGTGATCATATTTTGCTTGGGATCTTATGGGAATTtaattgtctttctttcattttttgaccCAGCCTTTAGAAAACTACGGACTAACTTTGACTTTATGATCTTGAACTTGTCTTTCTGCGACCTCTTCATCTGCTGTGTTACAGCCCCAATGTTTGCATTTGTACTGTTTTTTGACACAGGCAGCAGTGTCTCAAAAGAGTTTTGTTTTACCTTCCACTTGACAAGTTCTGGATTTATAATAATGTCACTTAAAACCGTTGCTGTTATTGCACTTCATCGGCTCCGCATGGTGCTTGGCCAGCAACCGAATCGGACAGCATCTTTTCCATGTACTTTAATGCTCACCATTCTTCTTTGGACTACAAGTTTCACACTGGCTACCTTGGTGACTATGAGGACTTACCCTTGGAAGTCTAAGGCATGTTTGCCACACTTTGGACTGATTAGTGGAGATGGTAAAATTATACTTTATCTGTACCTCATTGACTTTGCATTTTGTGTAGGAATTGTCTCTGTATCATATGTCATGATCGCACAAGCATTAAGGAAGAATGCCCAGGTTCGGAAATGTCCAATTATTACAGTGCATGCCTCCAGCCCTCAACCTCTCATTGCTACTGGCTTTGATGGTGTACAATGCACAGTCCCGGCACTGTATAGAAACCAGAATTACAACAAGCTGCAGCATGTGCAGACACACCCGTATACCAAAAAAATGAGCCAGATGCCAGTTGTGGGGGGAAAGTTTCAGCTTGTGTCTTCTGTTAACCTTGCAACAGCTAAGGACTCCAAAGCTGTAGTCAcatgtgttgtcattgtgttatCAGTGTTGCTATGCTGCCTGCCAATGGCTATCTCCCTAATTCAGGATGTTTTGTCTCCAGAGAGCAGCTTCATTCTGTACCAGTTTGAGCTCTGTGGATTTACGCTGATTTTCCTCAAATCAGGCATAAACCCTTTTATTTACTCACGTAACAGTGCTGGACTTAGAAGAAGAGTTCTTTGGTGCATTCAGTATGTTGCACTTGGTTTTCTCTGCTGCAAACAGAAGACCAGACTTAGGGCTATTGGTAAGGGCAGCTTAGAGGTAAACAGAAACAAATCCTCTCACCACGAAACAAACTCGGCCTATATGCTCTCTCCCAAGCCACAGAGAAAGCTAGTTGACCAAGCTTGTGGTCCGAGCCTTTCCAAGGAGAGCGTGCTCAGCCCCAAAGCAACAGGTGGACACCAGCCCCTAGCTCAGAGCAGCTCCACACCTATAAACACCCGCATTGAAccatattacagtatttataacaGCAGCCCCTCACAAGGAGTGAGCTCCCCAAACAGCCTACAGCCTGTCAATTCTACTTTTGGGTTTGCCAAATCATATGTTGCCATGCACTACCATACAAAGAAGGACTTGATTCAAGACTTTGAAAGCCCTTCATCCAAGCAAATCCCAGTTCCCTCTGTTTAA